In one Streptomyces venezuelae genomic region, the following are encoded:
- a CDS encoding CoA-acylating methylmalonate-semialdehyde dehydrogenase, which translates to MVRELTHFIGGKHVPGTSGLFADVYDPNTGSVQAHVPLAGRAETTAAIADAENAQHAWGEWNPQRRARVLLRFLQLVEGERESLARLLSSEHGKTVADAHGDLQRGLEVVEFAAGIPHLQKGEFTDNAGTGIDVHSLRVPLGVTAGITPFNFPAMIPLWKAAPALACGNAFILKPSERAPSVPLRLAELFLEAGLPPGVLNVVNGGKDAVDTLLEDARVQALGFVGSTPIAARIYATAAAHGKRAQCFGGAKNHMIVMPDADLDQAVDALVGAGYGSAGERCMAISVAVPVGEETADALVTRLKERVAALRIGRSDAPEADFGPLVSRDALDRVRRYVDIGVNEGAELVVDGRDFTLPGHENGFFAGATLFDRVSPRMRIYREEIFGPVLCVARAADYEAALRLPSEHPYGNGVALFTRDGDTARDFTRRVGAGMVGVNVPIPVPVAYHTFGGWKRSGFGDLNQHGPDAVRFYTRTKTVTSRWPSGLREGANFTIPTMG; encoded by the coding sequence CGACGTGTACGACCCCAACACCGGCTCCGTACAAGCGCATGTGCCGCTTGCCGGGCGGGCGGAGACCACCGCGGCGATCGCCGACGCCGAGAACGCCCAGCATGCCTGGGGCGAGTGGAATCCGCAGCGGCGCGCCCGCGTGCTGCTGCGGTTCCTGCAACTCGTCGAAGGGGAGCGGGAGTCGCTCGCGCGGCTGCTCTCCAGCGAGCACGGCAAGACCGTCGCCGACGCCCACGGCGACCTGCAACGCGGCCTCGAGGTCGTCGAGTTCGCCGCCGGTATCCCGCACCTTCAGAAGGGGGAGTTCACCGACAACGCCGGCACCGGCATCGACGTGCACTCCCTGCGCGTACCGCTCGGCGTCACCGCCGGCATCACCCCGTTCAACTTCCCGGCGATGATCCCGCTGTGGAAGGCGGCACCCGCGTTGGCCTGCGGCAACGCCTTCATCCTCAAGCCGTCGGAACGTGCCCCCTCCGTGCCGCTCCGACTCGCCGAGCTGTTCCTGGAGGCGGGCCTGCCGCCCGGCGTCCTGAACGTCGTCAACGGCGGCAAGGACGCGGTCGACACCCTCCTGGAAGACGCGCGGGTGCAGGCGCTCGGCTTCGTCGGCTCCACCCCGATCGCCGCGCGCATCTACGCCACCGCCGCCGCGCACGGCAAACGCGCCCAGTGCTTCGGCGGCGCCAAGAACCACATGATCGTGATGCCGGACGCCGACCTCGACCAGGCCGTGGACGCGCTCGTCGGGGCCGGATACGGCTCGGCGGGGGAGCGCTGCATGGCCATCTCGGTCGCCGTCCCCGTCGGCGAGGAGACCGCCGACGCGCTCGTCACCCGCCTGAAGGAACGCGTCGCCGCACTCCGCATCGGCCGCTCCGACGCCCCGGAGGCCGACTTCGGCCCGCTCGTCAGCCGTGACGCCCTCGACCGGGTCCGCCGCTACGTGGACATCGGCGTCAACGAAGGCGCCGAACTCGTCGTCGACGGACGTGACTTCACCCTGCCCGGACACGAGAACGGCTTCTTCGCCGGAGCCACCCTCTTCGACCGCGTCTCGCCGCGCATGCGGATCTACCGCGAGGAGATCTTCGGCCCGGTGCTGTGCGTGGCCCGTGCCGCGGACTACGAGGCCGCCCTGCGCCTGCCCAGCGAACACCCCTACGGCAACGGCGTCGCCCTCTTCACCAGGGACGGCGACACCGCCCGCGACTTCACACGCCGCGTCGGCGCGGGCATGGTCGGCGTCAACGTGCCGATCCCCGTCCCGGTGGCCTACCACACCTTCGGCGGCTGGAAGCGGTCCGGCTTCGGCGACCTCAACCAGCACGGCCCCGACGCCGTCCGCTTCTACACCCGCACCAAGACCGTCACCTCGCGCTGGCCCTCCGGGCTCAGGGAAGGCGCGAACTTCACCATCCCGACGATGGGATGA
- a CDS encoding acyl-CoA dehydrogenase family protein, which translates to MTTTATSLTKDQLALAEVTLDFADEHLAPHAVAWDRDKHFPVDVLRKAAELGLGGVYVHEEHGGSGLGRTDGTLVFEALATGCPSIAGYLSIHNMVAWMIDRYGDDHQRARWLPDLCTAASLGSYCLTEPGAGSDAAALRTRAERDGDTYVLTGVKQFISGAGASHVYVVMARTGGEGPGGISAFVVERDDPGLTFGADERKMGWNAQPTRQVLLDGVRVPADRRLGAEGDGFRIAMSGLNGGRLGIAACSLGGAQSALHRSLAHLADREAFGAPLLDAQALRFRLADMATELAAARALVRQAADALDRSDPRAPQLCAMAKRFATDTGYTVADRALQLHGGYGYLSEYGIEKIVRDLRVHQILEGTNEIMRLIVARGLTEAVR; encoded by the coding sequence ATGACCACGACGGCCACCTCCCTCACCAAGGACCAACTCGCCCTGGCCGAGGTCACGCTCGACTTCGCCGACGAGCACCTCGCACCGCACGCCGTCGCCTGGGACCGCGACAAGCACTTCCCGGTCGACGTCCTGCGCAAGGCCGCCGAACTGGGCCTCGGCGGTGTCTACGTACACGAGGAGCACGGCGGTTCGGGCCTCGGGCGCACCGACGGCACCCTCGTCTTCGAGGCCCTCGCCACCGGCTGCCCCTCCATCGCCGGCTACCTCTCCATCCACAACATGGTCGCCTGGATGATCGACCGCTACGGCGACGACCACCAGCGCGCCCGCTGGCTGCCGGACCTGTGCACCGCCGCGTCACTGGGCAGCTACTGTCTCACCGAGCCCGGTGCCGGATCGGACGCCGCGGCCCTGCGGACCCGCGCCGAACGCGACGGCGACACGTATGTCCTCACCGGCGTCAAGCAGTTCATCTCCGGAGCGGGCGCCTCGCACGTGTACGTCGTCATGGCCCGCACCGGCGGGGAGGGGCCCGGCGGCATCTCCGCGTTCGTCGTCGAACGGGACGACCCCGGCCTGACCTTCGGCGCCGACGAACGGAAGATGGGCTGGAACGCCCAGCCCACCCGCCAAGTGCTCCTCGACGGCGTACGCGTGCCCGCCGACCGGCGCCTCGGTGCCGAGGGCGACGGCTTCCGCATCGCCATGAGCGGCCTCAACGGCGGACGGCTCGGCATCGCCGCCTGCTCCCTGGGCGGCGCCCAGAGCGCACTGCACCGCAGCCTGGCCCACCTCGCCGACCGTGAGGCGTTCGGCGCGCCCCTCCTCGACGCGCAGGCGCTGCGGTTCCGGCTCGCCGACATGGCCACCGAGCTGGCCGCCGCCCGTGCACTGGTGCGCCAGGCCGCGGACGCGCTCGACCGTTCCGACCCGCGCGCCCCGCAGCTGTGCGCCATGGCCAAACGCTTCGCCACCGACACCGGATACACCGTGGCCGACCGTGCCCTGCAACTGCACGGCGGCTACGGCTACTTGAGCGAGTACGGCATCGAGAAGATCGTCCGGGACCTGCGGGTCCACCAGATCCTGGAAGGAACCAACGAGATCATGCGCCTCATCGTGGCCCGCGGGCTGACCGAGGCCGTCCGGTGA